A single window of Helicobacter pylori NCTC 11637 = CCUG 17874 = ATCC 43504 = JCM 12093 DNA harbors:
- a CDS encoding glucokinase produces the protein MPKTETYPRLLADIGGTNARFGLEVAPRQIECIEVLRCEDFESLSDAVRFYLSKCKESLKLHPIYGSFAVATPIMGDFVQMTNNHWTFSIETTRQCLDLKKLLVINDFVAQAYAISAMQENDLAQIGGIKCEINAPKAILGPGTGLGVSTLIQDSDGSLKVLPGEGGHVSFAPFDDLEILVWQYARSKFNHVSAERFLSGSGLVLIYEALSKRKGLEKVAKLSKAELTPQIISERALNGDYPICRLTLDTFCSMLGTLAADVALTLGARGGVYLCGGIIPRFIDYFKTSPFRARFETKGRMGAFLASIPVHVVMKKTPGLDGAGIALENYLLHDKI, from the coding sequence ATGCCAAAAACTGAAACTTACCCAAGACTCTTAGCCGATATTGGCGGCACGAACGCGCGCTTTGGCTTGGAAGTCGCCCCACGACAGATTGAATGCATTGAAGTCTTGCGGTGCGAAGATTTTGAAAGCTTGAGCGATGCGGTGCGATTCTATCTTTCTAAATGCAAAGAAAGCCTTAAACTGCACCCTATTTATGGCTCTTTTGCTGTGGCTACGCCCATTATGGGGGATTTTGTCCAAATGACTAACAACCATTGGACTTTTTCTATTGAAACGACACGGCAATGTTTGGATTTAAAAAAATTGCTTGTCATCAATGATTTTGTCGCGCAAGCCTATGCCATTAGCGCGATGCAAGAAAACGATCTAGCTCAAATAGGCGGGATTAAGTGCGAGATCAACGCCCCTAAAGCGATTTTAGGGCCAGGAACCGGGCTTGGGGTAAGCACTCTTATCCAAGACAGCGATGGCTCTTTGAAAGTCTTGCCCGGTGAAGGAGGGCATGTGAGCTTTGCCCCTTTTGATGATTTAGAAATTTTAGTGTGGCAATACGCCCGCTCTAAATTCAACCATGTGAGCGCGGAAAGGTTTTTGAGCGGGAGCGGTCTAGTGTTGATTTATGAAGCCTTGTCTAAACGCAAAGGCTTAGAAAAAGTGGCGAAGTTAAGCAAGGCTGAATTGACCCCACAAATCATTAGCGAACGCGCTTTGAATGGGGATTACCCTATATGCCGATTGACTCTAGATACTTTTTGCTCCATGCTTGGCACGCTCGCTGCTGATGTGGCTCTCACTTTGGGGGCTAGAGGAGGCGTGTATTTGTGTGGGGGGATTATCCCACGATTCATTGACTATTTTAAAACTTCGCCCTTTAGAGCGCGTTTTGAAACGAAAGGGCGCATGGGAGCGTTTCTCGCTTCTATCCCTGTGCATGTCGTGATGAAAAAAACTCCCGGACTTGATGGGGCAGGCATTGCGTTAGAGAATTATTTACTGCATGATAAAATTTAG